Part of the Sphingomonadaceae bacterium OTU29LAMAA1 genome, CATCGGCATGCGTCTCCAGATCAACCGGACCTGGGACAGCCGCTGGTTCGCCGAGGGCCATGATTATGGCCAGCTGCTGCTGGAGGATCTGAAGATCCGCGCCTTCATCATGAAGACGCTGCCGCAGGCCGCCATCTCCAAGGTCGTCATCGAGCGTCCGGCCAAGCTGTGCCGCATCTCGATCTTCGCTGCCCGTCCCGGTGTGATCATCGGCAAGAAGGGCTCGGACATCGAGAAGCTGCGCAAGACGATCGGCGCGATGACCAAGTCCGACGTGTCGCTGAACATCGTCGAGATCCGCAAGCCGGAGATCGATGCGAAGCTCGTCGCACAGGGTATCGCCGACCAGCTCGAGCGTCGTATCGCCTTCCGCCGCGCCATGAAGCGTGCGGTCCAGTCGGCGATGCGTCTGGGTGCCGACGGCATCCGCGTCGCTTGCGGCGGCCGCCTCGGCGGTGCCGAGATCGCGCGTTCGGAAAGCTATCGCGAAGGTCGGGTTCCGCTGCAC contains:
- the rpsC gene encoding 30S ribosomal protein S3, encoding MGHKSNPIGMRLQINRTWDSRWFAEGHDYGQLLLEDLKIRAFIMKTLPQAAISKVVIERPAKLCRISIFAARPGVIIGKKGSDIEKLRKTIGAMTKSDVSLNIVEIRKPEIDAKLVAQGIADQLERRIAFRRAMKRAVQSAMRLGADGIRVACGGRLGGAEIARSESYREGRVPLHTLRANIDYAEAQAHTSYGVCGVKVWVFKGEILGHDPMAQDRLMMEAQTSGVRPARDDRR